The genomic window CGCACTCGGTGCATGCCTTCGGTTATCACCATCTCACCCGCTTTTAACCCACTCTTGACTACTACGCCTTCGATCCCTTGATGATCGATCACAATAAAGCGCCGCTCGACGATGTTATTGGGCAGCACCACCATCACATAGACGCCACCTTGATCCACTTGGGTGGCTTTTTGGGGGATTACCACCGCATTGGGGGTTTCTGAAAGCTTAATCCGCACATTAGTGTATTGACCCGGTAGCAGCTCTTTTTCGGGGTTGGGCAAAATGGCCCGCACTTCAAAGGTACCGGTATTGGGATTCACCTGGGGATCGGTAAAGCTGACATCCCCTAAATAACGGTATTCACTGCTATCGGGCAAGGTGATACGGACAAATCCCGCCAATGCTTTCCCCTCAGTCTCGGCTTCTTTTTTCGCGGAATAACTGGTTAAGCGCCGCTGGGCATTCAGATAATCGAGGGCCGACATATTAAAACTCACATATATAGGGTCGACTTGCTTTACCCGTGTCAGCAAGGATTGCCCTTTACTGCCCACAAGCGCACCTATATCCACCTCGGAGCGGCTGACTAAGCCATCAATAGGGGCTTTTATTTCGGTATAACTGAGCTCAAGTTGCGCCTCTTCAACCTCGGCTCGGCTAGCGATAAGATTCGATCTCGCCTGTGCTAAGGTGGATAGCGCATTATCGTAGTCGAGTTGACTGGCGGCATCTTGTTCATAGAGGGGTTTTAAGCGGATCACATCACGTTCGGCTTTTTCCACTATCGCCTGCTGGGAAGCTAACTTCGCTTTTAAACGATTAACGACCGCGACATAGGGCTTATTATCAATTTGATATAACAACTCCCCCGCTTTAACCGCACTGCCCTCGATAAAACGCTTTTCCTCCACAAAACCATCGACCCTTGCTCGCACTTCCACATCTAAGGATGCCTGTGTCACGCCAATATAATTGCCATAAAGCGGTACTGTCGCTGTGGTGACCTTTTCAACCACCACCATTTTAGGTGCAATTTTTACTTCGGGCTGATGACAAGCACTCATCGACAAACTGAGCAGCAACACACTGGCAATATGCAGGGGAAAGGGTAAGCGAAGAAAAAGTGAAAAATCTGTTCTAGCACGGGATTGAGGCATATGCGCATCCTGCATTCTAAAGGTAATGAAACCACTTCATAGTCAAAAATAAGAATGGTTTTAACGGTTTAGTCGGCCCTGCGAAACATCCTGTGGGCCAATGCAGTTTAAGTCTACGGTAATCTAGCGGAAATTGAAATTTAAAAATCAATCAGTTCAATGATTTGAGACTTATGACATATGGTGAGTGGCACATTAAACTGAGTTACAGGCCTCTTGATAGGCAAGCTCAAAGGCATCGGTAAAATCGGTGATCGGCAAAAGATCTTCCCGGCAACGACGGTTACGCCCCAGTAAAGATGATTCGACAAATAAATCAAACCATGCACTTAACGCTTTGCCATTAGCCGCCTCGCCTATCGCCCCTAAGGCCAAGGAGGCGACCTCGGCGGTGCCAAGTTGAAAATCATGGCTCCCCTTACGCAGTGCATAGGTTGCCAGGGTATCGGGATCGAATGACAGCATTGGCAATGAATGTAAATAAGGGCTCTTACGGAAGATCTTAATCGCCTCACGCCAGCTACCATCGAGCATAATTAATAGCGGCCGTTTATCTTCAGCCAAAATTGACTGTGGTACTTGGTTCAGAACCGTTTGCCCCTGCTCTGCATATTGTGCCGGAAACACTAAAAAGGGTTGATATTGCGCCGAGTCGAGTAACGCAAGCAGCTCGGCTGCGGGCTCAGTGCGTGACCAGATAAAGGCGTGGGTATCAGGGATAAGATCTGCGATTAATCGCCCGCTGTTTGTTGGTTTTAGCACTTCATCGTTATACATGATCAGCAGAAAACTGGCTTGAGTTTGTAACTGACGACGCAACGCACAGGTGCAAAACTGCTCACCCAATAGACATAATGGGCAGCGGATCAGTTTTTTGCCTCTCGCACCAAAGGGTTTAGTCGAAATAGACTTACGGTATTGGTATAAGCGATGAACAGCATGGGGGGCTAAAGCCATAAAAACCAATTCTCTTGCAAACTTATTAGGGGATACGGTAGGTGACTCGGCACTTTCCTATCGCGGCGGCGCAGTTTATACCTTGGCCGTAAATCACGCAATCGGTGCTATGCATTATCGCCATAAAAGGCATGAGAGTCGGTGCTTGAGGACTTAGCGTAATAATGAATAAATTCTCTTTAAATAACGCAACTGTGTAATACAGAAGTCCATACCATGACGCAATACTTAACATTGCATTAGTGCGGTTAACGTTTTGCTTACCCCTTGAAGAGATATTACAGCTAAAGATTAGTAAGAGCTTAACTTAATGGAGAATTACCGTAATATATTGTTCAATCTCAACACCATAAATTTAATTTTGATGAAAGGTAAATTATGCAACGACATCCCCTACTCGCTTCAATGCCATTATTAAGCGGCGTATTCCTCTGGGCGAGCCTATTCCCCCATGTCAGTGCAGCTCAAGCTTTAAATGCTAAGGAAATGCAATCGCTAGTGGATTCAGCGGTTAAACCTATGATGGCAAAGCATCATATCCCCGGTGCCGTAATCGGCTTAACGATTGATGGTAAGCAGTATTTTTATCAATATGGCGTCAGTTCAAACTCCACAAAACAAAAGGTGACTGAACATACCCTATTCGAAATTGGCTCTATCAGTAAAACCTTTACTGCGACACTGGCAAGCTATGCACAGCTTGAAGGCAAATTAACCCTCACGGATATGGCCAGTGACTATGTACCAGCATTAAAAGGCAGTCATTTTGATGGGATTAGTCTTATCAATTTAGCGACCCACACCGCGGGGGATCTGCCAATGCAAGTCCCAGATAACGTCACTAACAATACAGAATTAATGGATTATCTTAAGCAGTGGCAGCCGTCCTTTGCCCCTGGGACCCACAGGAATTACGCCAATCCAAGCATTGGCCTACTCGGGATGATTGCCGCGCAGAGTTTAGAGCAAACATTTCAACAAGCGCTTGAACAAACAATCTTTCCACAATTGGGCATGACCAGCAGCTATATTAAGGTTCCAAGCAGCAAAATGGCCGATTATGCCCAAGGTTACGATAAGCAAGATATGCCTGTGCGGGTCAATCCCGGCGTATTAGCCGATGAAGCCTATGGCGTTAAAACCACAGCCACAGATCTGCTGCAATTTGTGGAAGCCAATATGCAAATGCACCCACTTGCCAAACCTCTGCAAACGGCAATCGATGGGACCCACAGGGGATACTTTGATGTGGGCGTGATGACCCAAGATATGATTTGGGAACATTATTCCTATCCGATTGAGCTCGATAAGCTACTTATGGGCCACACTCAGGAAGTGGTGTTTGGCAGTACGCCCGTGAAACCCATAGTGCCGCCCCTTGAGCCGCAGCAAAATGTGTGGATCAATAAAACTGGCTCAACCGGTGGTTTTGCCGCCTATGTCGCCTTTATCCCCGCGCAAAAGCTTGGGTTAGTCTTACTAAGCAATAAAAATTATCCCGTTCCGCCACGGGTTGAAGTGGGTTATCAAATCCTAACGGGGATAAGCAAGCTGCAACAGGAATAACCCCTACGGCTTAAAGACAACAAAGCCCACAAATCTGTGGGCTTTTTATTAGGCAAAATTTGACTAGAGAATACGCCTCAGTAAAAAGTCCGCTTTTAACCTTCTGATCCGAGTCATGATCTTTTTCACTGGCGCAGGATAGCTTTGCAGCGTATCCACTTGGCTGTAGTGATATAACCGCTGTGTGTGTTCAAGAATATGTGCCTGCTCGGCTTCAAATTGCGCTTTCCAGCAAGCGGTTTCATCGTGGATCAACAGGCCATTTTCCAAATCCAGTGCCCACGCCCTAGGATTAAGATTGGAGCCTGTGATCAAGTGCTTTTTACCGTCGGCACTGATCCCTTTAAGGTGATAACTGTTGATACCGTGCTTCCACAAATGAATATTCAACTGTCCATTATCGATTGCCCACTGCTGACGTTTGGCAAACTTACGCAAAGATTGCTCGTACATATAGGGCAGCGCCCCAATGGTCGAGAAGTCCTGCTCTGGCGGAATATAAAAATCGTTCGCCGTCTTATCGCCGACAACGATATCGATGCGTTTACCATTACGTAGGTGCTTAGCCAAGGCACGCACTAAAATGTAAGGGGGATTAAAGTAAGGCGTGCAGATAAATAGCGAGTCCTTAGACTCCTCGACTAAAGCAACCACCACTTTATTCAATAGGTTTTTCTTGCGGCCTAACCCCAGCAAAGGCGTGATCCGATTGCCTCTGCGGGTAGATGCAAATTCGTATTCAGCTTCCGATAAACGCAATTTAAAGCTACGCACATCGTTTTTGGGCGGCAACACTTCCTGCTGCGCGTCCTGGGTGAGTGAAGTCACTGCGGGATCGGCGATAATATAACGCTGGATCATCGCCCGCATACTGCGCGCTAATTCGGCGGATTCAATCACATGGTAGCGATCGAAACGATATTTCTCATTCTGTTGTAAGTAAATATTGTTAAGACTAGCGCCGCTGTAAATCACCGCATCATCGATAATAAAGCCCTTAAGGTGCAGTACGCCCATAAATTCACGGGATTTAACTGGAACACCCATAATATCGATAGGATATTCAGCCTCGGCCATCACGCGGCGATACATAAGATAATTACCGCTGTCGCCTTTATGGCCAATTAGGCCACGTCGTGCCCGGTGAAAATCGACGAGGATCTTGACATCTAATGCGGGATTTTGCGCTTTGGCGGCCATCAAGGCCTGTAAAATCTCACGGCCCGCTTCGTCATCTTCTAAATAGAGTGCGGCAATATAAATACTGTTTTTAGCACTCTCGATGCGAGCGAGTAACTCTGCCTTAAATCGGCATGGCGTAAGCAACCACGTTAAAGCCTCGGGTTGAACGGCTATTCCACCAAGCTTATCTAGCAAGGCAATCCTCCTTTATACATGCTGACCACCCCGATAGGAAGCACTTGGGGTCAGTGACAAAAACATCACAGCAATATGAGTTAATTCTGGATAGGCCTCTGTCACTGCCAGCCTGATCGTTTGTTCTACTTTGAGATGGATATCTGGGTCAACCGGAAACCAGAGTAACTCGACTTGGACGAAGCGTTGATCAATTTTCCCGTTACGGTAACTGATGCTCGGGATCCAATCTAATGTGAAACTCTCAGCATTACCTTTGCATATCGCCGCCAAAGACTGCAGTAATGCTTGGCTAAACTCTGCAACGACTACCTGTGGTAAGCCGCGCATACTAATATGAGGCATGGTTTAGTGGTTACCTGAGATCCTAAAATCGTAAGGGGTAGAAATTACCGACTTCACTCGGTCTCGGCAAGACTTTTCGGCGAAAAGCCCACTGAAACTCACCTGTTTTGCTGGTAATTTGACCTGAAACGATTTAATGCCGAAGCTAACGGGCAAAAGTGACGCATTTATGGCTAAAAGAACCGTAAATGACACATCAATCACAAAATCTAGCTTCTTGGGTTTTGCCCCATCCCCTGCCGACTGTTTTAGCGTAAACTAAAACACCTATGGTTACTCAGACAGTTACTATGAATGATAGAGACTATGAAGAATAAAAAAATTCTGCTGACACTCGCACTGACGCTTATCTTGGCTTGGGGGATTTTCCATTTCAAAACCCAACTCGGGTTATTGATCCTGCCACTGTTTATTGGTTTAGTGTTATTTGTCACCCTAAGGTTGTATCGTCTTATGGAGAAAGATGACGGAAATGATGAACATTAACTTTGATACTCAGGCTAAACCCTCACATGTATAGCTTACCCCAAACGACGCTTTACGTTAGCTTGCTACTGGCAGCCCTAGGGCTGCAAGCCGAGCCTCGGCCCCCTGAAAACTCGACCCACTTTGCTAAACAAATGGCTGACATCAGCCCGCGTCATTCGCAAACCGCTATAATGGCCATTGATTTAGCCAGCAATCAACTCATTTACAGCCATCAGCCAGATACCTTATTGATCCCCGCCAGCACACAAAAAGTACTGACGGCAGTCACAGCTATGGCGGCACTTGGCCCAGAGTTCCGTTATGTCACCGAACTGTGGAGCGATGCCCCCATTCGCCATGGCCATATCGCGGGCAGTGTTTATTTACGTTTTAATGGCGATCCCACGCTAACGCAGGCAGATCTTAAGGGCATTTTTGCGAGTTTAGTCAAACAGGGGATCACTCGTATCGAGGGCCACTTATATTTGATTGGCGATAAACAGGAACAACTTCAAGCACCGGGCTGGGTATGGGACGATTTGGGCATTTGTTTTGCGGCCCCCGTCTCTAGCTATATTATCAACCAAAATTGCGTTTACGGTCAGTTCATCCCAAGCAGTGCAACACAAGCTTCTATGGTCAAACTCCGTGCCGCAAGTTATGGGGTTAAAGTGAGCAGCGATGCCGTATTCGACCAACAGGCAAATCGCGATTTTTGTCAGCTCGATCTCATGCGCCTAGGACAGAACCAGTATCATTTGCGTGGCTGCTATCCTGGCAGTGAGGCTATTCCCCTCGCGATTGCCGTGAGTGATCCTGAAAAATTTGCAAAGGATACGCTTAGCGCCATGCTTAAGGGCGAAATGACGGTTGCAGGCAAAGTACAGGTCGGGGAGCATATTCCACAAAAAGCAAAACTGATTGCCAGCCATAGCTCAGCTCCCTTACCTGAACTGCTCACGACCATGCTGCTTAAATCGGATAATTTGATCGCCGATAGTCTATTTAAGCAAGTGGGCAAAACCTATTATCGCACCCAAGGCAGTTTTACCCATGGCGCCGCGGCGATGAAGCACATTCTAACCGATTTAGGCGTGGATTTATCGAGTGCCAATATCGTCGATGGTTCTGGTCTATCACGGTATAACCTATTGAATGCTAGACAATTGGCCGATGTACTTAGCCTAATTCATCGGGATGCACGTTTCAGTGGGCTCATTACGAGTCTGCCCCAGGCGGGCGTGAGTGGTACTCTTAAATATCGCCAAGGCTATACCAAGCCGCCCCTGAAAAACCTTATTTTCGCTAAAACAGGATCAATGCAGGGGGTAGCAAATTTAGCGGGGTTTATGCGTTTACCTCAGCAGCAGGACATTTTATTTGTGGTGCTCGAAAATGGCATAGCCCCAGAGCCTAACAAATCGAATAAACCCGCCTTTAGCGCCCATTTCCTCACCACACTGTTAAGAGAAATTCCCCCAGCGGCGCAGGTAAACACCGCGAGCCAAACCGATGCTAATACGATGAAGCTGAGCCATTAACAACAGCCTGCGGCTATCGGACAATGAACATAAAAAAAGCACTGAATGCTCAGTGCTTTTTGATGAATAAATGCAAAATTAGAACAAGACCGCAGGCATCGCCATAGTGCTTGTATCCCCAGCTCTAACCTGGGCTAAGTGATAATCCGCTTTAGGCAATAACTTATCAAAATAGAACTTAGCCAAATAGGTTTTCTGCTCGGCGAAGGTTTTATCGTCATGGGCAGCGGCTTTATCAACCATAGCCAACCAGTAGAAACCATAGAGGGTATAACCAAAGGCATCTAAAAAGTCGACCGCGCAGGCATTGATCAGCGCAGGCTGAGCCACTTTGTGCTCATTGACTGACTCGGCGACGATCACTAATGCATCTAAACGTGCACATACTGCCGCGACTTTCACCGCATCAACTTGGGTAAATGCGCGCATTTGTGCCTTCAAGTCCGCCACCAATTCCTTCAAGGCGGTAAGATTATCGCCCGTGACTTTACGGCCGAGGAAATCGATGGCTTGAATGCCATTGGTGCCTTCATAAATCTGCGCGATACGGGTATCACGGACTAATTGCTCAATACCCGTTTCACGAATATAGCCATGTCCACCAAAGACTTGCTGCGCCATAATCGTCGCATCTAGACCACGGTCGGTTAAGAATGCCTTGGCAACTGGCGTTAATAGTCCCACATAGCGCGCTGCTTTGGCTTTAACCTCATCTTGGGCATATTTAGCTAAATCCAGTTGCTGACCCGTAAACACTGATAAAGCTCGGCCCGCTTCTGTCATTGCGCGAATGGTCAGCAGCATACGGCGCACATCACCGTGGACAATAATAGGATCAGAATCGCTGCCTGTCGGTGAGCCGCCCGCGGCGATACCTTGATTACGCTCTTTCGCATAATCGGCCGCCATTTGATATGCCGCCTGCGCACTGCCCAGCCCTTGAATACCAATGGCTAAACGCTCGTAGTTCATCATAGTGAACATGCACACGAGACCGCGATTAGGCTCGCCAATCAAGAAACCTTGGGCGTTATCAAAGTTCATCACACAGGTTGCTGAACCTTTAAGGCCCATCTTGTGCTCGATAGAACCCACTGATACCCCATTCGTATTGGCTAAGCTGCCATCGGCATTCACCGATATTTTAGGCACCAGGAAGAGTGAAATCCCTTTGCTATCCGGTAACTTGGCAAGCACTAAGTGGATGACGTTTTCAGTTAAATCATGATCGCCACCCGTGATAAAAATCTTGCTGCCCGTGATGGCATAACTACCATCATCCTGCGGTAAAGCACGGGTGCGAATATTACGCAGATCAGAACCCGCTTGCGGCTCCGTCATATCCATAGCGCCCGCCCATTCGCCGGAATATAACTTAGGCAAATAAGCTTGTTTCAATGCTTCGCTGCCGTGGGCATTGATACATAAAGCCGCACCCGCAGTTAAGGAGCCATACAGGGTAAACGCATTACAGGCACTGTAGGCCATTTCGTCGACTAATACGCCGAGCATTTTAGGCATGCCCATGCCACCAAATTCAGGATCGCCACATAAACCAACCCAACCACCCTGGGAATACTGTTCATATACCGCTTTATAACCATCGGGGGTAATTACTTGATTATCTTGATGCAACACGCCCTGCTCATCCCCCGTCCGGTTCAGCGGATGGATCAACTCACTGCTGATTTTGGCGGCTTCTTCAAGAATGGCATTGGCCGTGTCGATATCGACCATTTCAGCAATTTCAGGCAATTGTGCCCAAGTGTTTGGGGCATCAAATACCTGTTCCAATAGGAAACGCATATCCGTTAACGGGGCTTGGTAAGGGTTCATTGGTAGACTCTTAAACGTAGGATTAAAACAGTTGTTTTAATTTATACCAGTTCACTGTAGAACACAATCTCATTACAAATACAGCCGCGAAATATAGCCGTCTGTGGAGAATATCCAAGTATGCGAATGCGTGAACAAAATACAAATTCAACCCATAAAAAAACCCTTAAGCCTGAACTTAAGGGTCTCTATTTTATAAGCTTTACCACAGGATTGTCGCGGCGTTAGCTCACAGGCTTGGAGCAATTACCACATTAAATCGTCGGGAATCGCATAATCTGCATAGGGGTCATCTTCAACCACGACAGCTTTAGATTCATCCTGTTGCCACAGATAACCACACCACTGCGGCACCAGCAGTTTGACCCGTTCGGCTAACTTATGTGGTACTAAGTAACTCTTATCTTCGTAACGCACTATGCCTAACTGCCCTTTGAGCAATTCAGCCTGCAGTTTTTCATCTATGTATAAAGAATAGATTTTATTATCAAGGGTATAATTAAACTTGATCTCGGCATAGGTCGGGATCTTAATCGCAGACTTAGTGAACTCAGTGATTAAACCGCGC from Shewanella putrefaciens includes these protein-coding regions:
- a CDS encoding efflux RND transporter periplasmic adaptor subunit; translation: MSACHQPEVKIAPKMVVVEKVTTATVPLYGNYIGVTQASLDVEVRARVDGFVEEKRFIEGSAVKAGELLYQIDNKPYVAVVNRLKAKLASQQAIVEKAERDVIRLKPLYEQDAASQLDYDNALSTLAQARSNLIASRAEVEEAQLELSYTEIKAPIDGLVSRSEVDIGALVGSKGQSLLTRVKQVDPIYVSFNMSALDYLNAQRRLTSYSAKKEAETEGKALAGFVRITLPDSSEYRYLGDVSFTDPQVNPNTGTFEVRAILPNPEKELLPGQYTNVRIKLSETPNAVVIPQKATQVDQGGVYVMVVLPNNIVERRFIVIDHQGIEGVVVKSGLKAGEMVITEGMHRVRHGQLAEPLSAKEYAAREDELAKAGALKHQALEQQK
- a CDS encoding tRNA-uridine aminocarboxypropyltransferase, producing MALAPHAVHRLYQYRKSISTKPFGARGKKLIRCPLCLLGEQFCTCALRRQLQTQASFLLIMYNDEVLKPTNSGRLIADLIPDTHAFIWSRTEPAAELLALLDSAQYQPFLVFPAQYAEQGQTVLNQVPQSILAEDKRPLLIMLDGSWREAIKIFRKSPYLHSLPMLSFDPDTLATYALRKGSHDFQLGTAEVASLALGAIGEAANGKALSAWFDLFVESSLLGRNRRCREDLLPITDFTDAFELAYQEACNSV
- the ampC gene encoding class C beta-lactamase; this translates as MQRHPLLASMPLLSGVFLWASLFPHVSAAQALNAKEMQSLVDSAVKPMMAKHHIPGAVIGLTIDGKQYFYQYGVSSNSTKQKVTEHTLFEIGSISKTFTATLASYAQLEGKLTLTDMASDYVPALKGSHFDGISLINLATHTAGDLPMQVPDNVTNNTELMDYLKQWQPSFAPGTHRNYANPSIGLLGMIAAQSLEQTFQQALEQTIFPQLGMTSSYIKVPSSKMADYAQGYDKQDMPVRVNPGVLADEAYGVKTTATDLLQFVEANMQMHPLAKPLQTAIDGTHRGYFDVGVMTQDMIWEHYSYPIELDKLLMGHTQEVVFGSTPVKPIVPPLEPQQNVWINKTGSTGGFAAYVAFIPAQKLGLVLLSNKNYPVPPRVEVGYQILTGISKLQQE
- the pssA gene encoding CDP-diacylglycerol--serine O-phosphatidyltransferase, encoding MLDKLGGIAVQPEALTWLLTPCRFKAELLARIESAKNSIYIAALYLEDDEAGREILQALMAAKAQNPALDVKILVDFHRARRGLIGHKGDSGNYLMYRRVMAEAEYPIDIMGVPVKSREFMGVLHLKGFIIDDAVIYSGASLNNIYLQQNEKYRFDRYHVIESAELARSMRAMIQRYIIADPAVTSLTQDAQQEVLPPKNDVRSFKLRLSEAEYEFASTRRGNRITPLLGLGRKKNLLNKVVVALVEESKDSLFICTPYFNPPYILVRALAKHLRNGKRIDIVVGDKTANDFYIPPEQDFSTIGALPYMYEQSLRKFAKRQQWAIDNGQLNIHLWKHGINSYHLKGISADGKKHLITGSNLNPRAWALDLENGLLIHDETACWKAQFEAEQAHILEHTQRLYHYSQVDTLQSYPAPVKKIMTRIRRLKADFLLRRIL
- a CDS encoding DUF1904 domain-containing protein translates to MPHISMRGLPQVVVAEFSQALLQSLAAICKGNAESFTLDWIPSISYRNGKIDQRFVQVELLWFPVDPDIHLKVEQTIRLAVTEAYPELTHIAVMFLSLTPSASYRGGQHV
- the dacB gene encoding D-alanyl-D-alanine carboxypeptidase/D-alanyl-D-alanine-endopeptidase, with amino-acid sequence MYSLPQTTLYVSLLLAALGLQAEPRPPENSTHFAKQMADISPRHSQTAIMAIDLASNQLIYSHQPDTLLIPASTQKVLTAVTAMAALGPEFRYVTELWSDAPIRHGHIAGSVYLRFNGDPTLTQADLKGIFASLVKQGITRIEGHLYLIGDKQEQLQAPGWVWDDLGICFAAPVSSYIINQNCVYGQFIPSSATQASMVKLRAASYGVKVSSDAVFDQQANRDFCQLDLMRLGQNQYHLRGCYPGSEAIPLAIAVSDPEKFAKDTLSAMLKGEMTVAGKVQVGEHIPQKAKLIASHSSAPLPELLTTMLLKSDNLIADSLFKQVGKTYYRTQGSFTHGAAAMKHILTDLGVDLSSANIVDGSGLSRYNLLNARQLADVLSLIHRDARFSGLITSLPQAGVSGTLKYRQGYTKPPLKNLIFAKTGSMQGVANLAGFMRLPQQQDILFVVLENGIAPEPNKSNKPAFSAHFLTTLLREIPPAAQVNTASQTDANTMKLSH
- a CDS encoding acyl-CoA dehydrogenase C-terminal domain-containing protein → MNPYQAPLTDMRFLLEQVFDAPNTWAQLPEIAEMVDIDTANAILEEAAKISSELIHPLNRTGDEQGVLHQDNQVITPDGYKAVYEQYSQGGWVGLCGDPEFGGMGMPKMLGVLVDEMAYSACNAFTLYGSLTAGAALCINAHGSEALKQAYLPKLYSGEWAGAMDMTEPQAGSDLRNIRTRALPQDDGSYAITGSKIFITGGDHDLTENVIHLVLAKLPDSKGISLFLVPKISVNADGSLANTNGVSVGSIEHKMGLKGSATCVMNFDNAQGFLIGEPNRGLVCMFTMMNYERLAIGIQGLGSAQAAYQMAADYAKERNQGIAAGGSPTGSDSDPIIVHGDVRRMLLTIRAMTEAGRALSVFTGQQLDLAKYAQDEVKAKAARYVGLLTPVAKAFLTDRGLDATIMAQQVFGGHGYIRETGIEQLVRDTRIAQIYEGTNGIQAIDFLGRKVTGDNLTALKELVADLKAQMRAFTQVDAVKVAAVCARLDALVIVAESVNEHKVAQPALINACAVDFLDAFGYTLYGFYWLAMVDKAAAHDDKTFAEQKTYLAKFYFDKLLPKADYHLAQVRAGDTSTMAMPAVLF
- a CDS encoding DUF2058 domain-containing protein, with product MANALQEQLLKAGLASKQKVRDVKTQKRRDKKSRVDDGSTALKQEVAEQKRLQAEKDKALNEQRFAEASERGQVRGLITEFTKSAIKIPTYAEIKFNYTLDNKIYSLYIDEKLQAELLKGQLGIVRYEDKSYLVPHKLAERVKLLVPQWCGYLWQQDESKAVVVEDDPYADYAIPDDLMW